In Pedobacter heparinus DSM 2366, the following are encoded in one genomic region:
- a CDS encoding MFS transporter, translated as MEQKNDKKVIRSWAFFDWANSAYNLVITSTIFPAYYTIITTTKEHGDQVIFFGHQFTNTALSNYALSFAYLIMVILMPILTSMADYRGNKKVFMKLFTYIGGIACMGLYFFKLDTLELGIICFVIAAIGYVGGVVFNNSYLPEIATPDQQDKVSAKGYSYGYVGSVLLQLICFVFVLKPELFGITDLSFPPRLSFLLVGLWWIGFAQISFRKLPPGSPNYVAINKHVIHSGFQELAKVWKQLRHLEFLKKFLPAFFFYSMGVQTIMLAAAGFGEKTLNLGTAKLIAVILIIQLVAIAGAMLMSRFAEKFGNVRVLIFVVFIWIGACGCAYFVSNEYQFYALAAVVGMIMGGIQSLSRSTYSKFLPANTPDTASFFSFYDVTEKLAIVIGLFSFAFIEEATGSMRNSIIALASFFVIGLVFLLLLRKVEMK; from the coding sequence ATGGAACAAAAAAACGACAAGAAGGTAATCCGCTCATGGGCATTCTTCGACTGGGCAAATTCTGCTTATAACCTGGTCATCACCTCAACTATATTTCCGGCCTATTATACCATTATTACCACCACGAAGGAACATGGCGACCAGGTCATTTTTTTTGGTCACCAGTTTACCAATACGGCCCTGTCCAATTATGCGCTTTCTTTTGCCTACCTGATCATGGTGATCCTGATGCCCATCCTGACTTCGATGGCCGATTACAGGGGGAACAAGAAGGTTTTTATGAAATTGTTTACCTATATAGGGGGGATTGCCTGTATGGGTCTGTATTTTTTTAAGCTGGACACACTGGAGCTGGGCATCATTTGTTTCGTAATTGCAGCGATTGGCTATGTAGGTGGTGTGGTATTCAACAATTCTTATCTGCCTGAGATTGCTACACCAGACCAGCAGGATAAGGTGAGTGCGAAGGGCTATTCCTATGGTTATGTGGGCAGTGTGCTGTTGCAGCTGATCTGTTTTGTTTTTGTACTGAAGCCTGAATTGTTTGGGATTACGGATCTTTCTTTTCCACCCCGGCTATCGTTTTTGCTGGTTGGTTTGTGGTGGATCGGTTTTGCACAGATCTCTTTCAGGAAACTGCCGCCTGGCAGCCCCAATTATGTGGCCATCAATAAGCATGTGATCCATAGTGGTTTTCAGGAACTGGCTAAAGTTTGGAAACAGTTAAGACACCTGGAATTTCTGAAGAAGTTTTTACCTGCTTTCTTCTTTTACTCGATGGGTGTGCAGACCATTATGCTTGCTGCTGCAGGTTTCGGCGAAAAAACACTGAACCTGGGAACAGCCAAACTGATTGCTGTAATTTTAATTATACAGCTGGTGGCCATTGCCGGTGCCATGCTGATGTCGCGTTTTGCCGAAAAGTTTGGAAATGTACGGGTGCTGATCTTTGTGGTGTTCATCTGGATAGGGGCCTGCGGCTGCGCTTATTTTGTCAGCAATGAATACCAGTTTTATGCATTGGCTGCAGTTGTAGGGATGATTATGGGCGGGATCCAGTCTTTATCCAGGTCTACCTACTCTAAATTTTTACCGGCTAATACGCCTGACACCGCCTCTTTTTTTAGTTTTTATGACGTTACAGAGAAACTGGCCATTGTGATCGGACTGTTCAGCTTTGCTTTTATAGAGGAAGCAACAGGTAGCATGCGGAATTCAATTATTGCTTTGGCATCATTTTTCGTTATAGGTTTGGTATTTTTGCTGCTGCTTAGAAAAGTTGAAATGAAATGA
- a CDS encoding (Fe-S)-binding protein: MKIELFIPCFVDQLYPETAFNTVKLLEKAGCQVFYNSEQTCCGQPAYNAGYWEQAKETGIKFLNDFSETDYIVAPSASCVGMVKNGFNDLFTNTIVHNKCRSIQSNIFELSDFLVNVLKKDYFGAELDGKAVYHDSCSGLRECKIKEEPRLLLSKVHGLEMVEMKDTDMCCGFGGTFAVKFDSISSAMAQQKVNNALEQGAEFIISTDLSCLMHLQGYIDKNNIPLKTMHLADVLTNGWLESTEY; the protein is encoded by the coding sequence ATGAAGATAGAATTATTTATACCCTGTTTTGTTGACCAATTGTATCCTGAAACTGCATTTAATACCGTTAAATTGCTGGAGAAGGCAGGATGCCAGGTGTTTTATAATTCTGAACAGACCTGTTGCGGACAGCCTGCCTATAATGCCGGTTACTGGGAACAGGCCAAGGAAACGGGGATCAAGTTTTTAAACGATTTTTCGGAAACAGATTATATTGTAGCCCCATCGGCCTCTTGTGTGGGGATGGTGAAAAATGGCTTTAACGACTTGTTTACCAATACCATTGTACATAACAAGTGCAGGAGTATACAGAGTAATATATTTGAGCTTTCCGATTTTCTGGTGAACGTACTGAAGAAGGATTATTTTGGTGCAGAACTGGATGGAAAAGCGGTGTACCATGATTCCTGCAGCGGACTGCGGGAATGTAAAATTAAAGAGGAGCCCAGGCTGCTGCTGTCTAAAGTGCATGGCCTGGAGATGGTGGAAATGAAAGACACGGATATGTGCTGCGGATTTGGTGGGACCTTTGCGGTTAAATTTGATTCCATATCCTCGGCCATGGCCCAGCAAAAGGTAAACAATGCCCTGGAACAGGGTGCGGAATTCATCATTTCGACAGATCTGTCCTGTCTGATGCACCTGCAGGGATACATTGATAAAAACAATATTCCGCTTAAAACCATGCATTTAGCCGATGTACTGACAAATGGCTGGCTGGAAAGTACAGAATATTGA
- the thrS gene encoding threonine--tRNA ligase, which yields MINITLPDGSSRQYEKGTTAHQIALSISEGLARNVLAAEVNGEVWDSSRPIEGDATVKLLTWNDQAGKATFWHSSAHIMAEALEALYPGTKFGIGPAIETGFYYDVDFGDREFSSDDFKEIEAKILELARQKEVFERKAVSKADAIKYFEEKGDEYKLDLLEGLQDGKITFYTQGEFTDLCRGPHIPNTGFVKAVKLMNVAGAYWRGDETRKQLTRIYGVTFPKASELTEYLHMIEEAKKRDHRKLGKELELFAFSEKVGMGLPLWLPKGAALRERLVQFLTRAQAKAGYEQVVTPHIGHKNLYITSGHYEKYGKDAFQPIKTPQEGEEFFLKPMNCPHHCEIYKTKPRSYKDLPLRFAEFGTVYRYEQSGELHGLTRVRGFTQDDAHLFCRPDQVKEEFKKVIDLVLYVFKSLGFDDYTAQVSLRDPENKAKYIGSDENWRLAETAIIEAADEKGLPTVVEYGEAAFYGPKLDFMVKDALGRKWQLGTIQVDYNLPERFELEYTGSDNQKHRPVMIHRAPFGSLERFIAVLIEHCAGNFPLWLSPEQFIILPISEKYEDYAKKVSDELNNSDIRGLIDFRDEKIGRKIRDAEVKKIPYMLIIGEKEMAEGKASVRKHGEGDLGEMTLQEFSELLIKEITV from the coding sequence ATGATTAACATTACACTCCCTGACGGCTCCAGCCGCCAGTATGAAAAGGGCACAACTGCCCATCAAATTGCTTTATCAATTTCTGAGGGCCTTGCCCGCAATGTTTTAGCCGCCGAAGTGAACGGCGAAGTATGGGATTCGTCGAGGCCTATTGAAGGGGATGCCACTGTAAAATTGCTGACCTGGAACGATCAGGCCGGTAAAGCTACTTTCTGGCATTCATCGGCCCACATTATGGCCGAAGCCTTGGAAGCCCTGTATCCTGGAACCAAGTTTGGGATAGGACCTGCAATTGAGACCGGTTTTTATTATGATGTAGATTTTGGTGACCGGGAGTTCTCGTCGGACGATTTTAAAGAGATTGAGGCGAAGATCCTGGAGCTGGCCAGGCAGAAAGAGGTTTTTGAACGTAAGGCCGTCAGTAAAGCTGATGCCATTAAATATTTTGAAGAAAAGGGTGATGAGTACAAACTGGACCTTTTAGAAGGTTTGCAAGATGGGAAGATCACTTTTTATACCCAGGGTGAATTTACAGATCTTTGCCGCGGCCCGCATATCCCGAATACGGGTTTTGTGAAGGCTGTAAAGTTAATGAATGTGGCCGGGGCCTATTGGCGCGGAGATGAGACAAGGAAGCAGCTGACACGTATTTATGGGGTTACTTTCCCGAAAGCGAGCGAGCTTACCGAGTATCTGCACATGATAGAAGAGGCAAAGAAAAGAGACCATCGTAAACTGGGTAAAGAACTGGAACTTTTTGCTTTTTCTGAAAAAGTAGGGATGGGACTGCCTTTATGGCTGCCTAAAGGCGCTGCTTTGCGTGAGCGTTTGGTGCAGTTTTTAACCAGGGCCCAGGCCAAGGCCGGCTATGAACAGGTCGTAACCCCGCACATCGGACATAAAAATTTATACATCACATCGGGCCATTACGAAAAATATGGTAAGGATGCTTTCCAGCCGATAAAGACACCGCAGGAGGGAGAAGAGTTTTTCCTGAAGCCGATGAACTGTCCGCACCATTGCGAGATCTATAAAACAAAACCCCGTTCTTATAAAGACCTGCCATTGCGTTTTGCTGAATTTGGTACGGTATACCGTTATGAACAGAGCGGGGAACTACATGGTTTAACCCGTGTAAGGGGCTTTACGCAGGATGATGCACATTTGTTCTGCAGGCCGGACCAGGTAAAGGAGGAGTTTAAAAAAGTAATTGACCTGGTATTGTATGTGTTTAAATCTTTGGGCTTTGACGATTACACTGCGCAGGTTTCTCTAAGGGATCCGGAAAACAAGGCGAAATATATTGGCAGCGATGAAAACTGGCGCCTGGCAGAGACCGCAATTATAGAGGCTGCTGATGAAAAAGGCTTGCCGACTGTAGTGGAATATGGTGAAGCTGCTTTTTACGGGCCGAAACTGGATTTTATGGTAAAGGATGCATTGGGCAGAAAATGGCAGCTGGGTACCATTCAGGTGGATTATAATTTACCAGAGCGTTTTGAACTGGAATATACCGGAAGCGACAACCAGAAACACAGACCGGTGATGATCCATAGGGCTCCTTTTGGCTCACTGGAAAGGTTTATTGCGGTTTTGATTGAACATTGCGCCGGAAACTTCCCTTTATGGCTTTCACCTGAACAGTTCATTATCCTGCCGATCTCAGAAAAGTATGAAGATTATGCAAAAAAAGTTTCAGATGAATTAAATAATTCCGATATTCGCGGGCTGATTGACTTTCGTGATGAAAAGATTGGAAGGAAAATCAGGGACGCAGAGGTCAAAAAAATCCCTTATATGCTGATTATCGGCGAAAAGGAGATGGCTGAAGGGAAGGCTTCGGTGAGGAAGCATGGAGAAGGAGATTTAGGCGAAATGACCCTTCAGGAGTTTAGTGAATTATTAATTAAAGAAATAACAGTTTAA
- the infC gene encoding translation initiation factor IF-3, with product MALGRPGFNRGPRPPFKKKEAEHNINQFIRAQEVRLAGDNVEPGIYPLAKALALADELELDLVEISPNAVPPVCRIIDYSKFVYEQKKKQKEIKANAKQTVIKEIRFGPNTNDHDFQFKLKHAISFLENGEKVRAYVHFKGRAIVYKEQGEILLLKFAQALEDIGKVELLPKLEGKRMFLTLAPKVAKK from the coding sequence TTGGCATTAGGCAGACCAGGATTTAACAGGGGACCACGTCCTCCTTTTAAGAAAAAAGAAGCAGAACATAATATTAATCAGTTTATCAGGGCACAAGAGGTAAGATTAGCTGGAGATAATGTTGAACCAGGGATCTATCCTTTGGCAAAAGCTTTGGCCCTTGCCGACGAACTGGAACTGGATTTGGTAGAGATCTCTCCGAATGCGGTACCCCCGGTTTGCAGAATTATTGATTACAGTAAGTTTGTTTACGAGCAGAAGAAAAAGCAGAAAGAGATTAAAGCAAATGCGAAGCAGACTGTAATTAAAGAGATCAGGTTTGGACCCAATACCAATGACCACGATTTTCAGTTTAAACTAAAACATGCCATTAGTTTTCTGGAAAATGGGGAAAAAGTTAGGGCTTATGTTCATTTTAAAGGTAGGGCAATTGTTTATAAAGAGCAGGGAGAAATCTTACTGTTGAAATTTGCCCAGGCTTTAGAAGATATAGGGAAGGTTGAACTGTTGCCTAAGTTAGAAGGTAAGCGTATGTTTTTAACGCTTGCACCCAAAGTTGCTAAGAAATAA
- the rpmI gene encoding 50S ribosomal protein L35, with translation MPKMKTNSSAKKRFSLTGTGKIARKNAYKSHILTKMSTKRKRNLGQTSMVSDADMGNVKRMLCIGK, from the coding sequence ATGCCAAAAATGAAAACCAATTCCAGTGCTAAAAAGCGTTTTTCGCTTACTGGAACAGGTAAAATCGCAAGGAAGAACGCCTACAAAAGCCACATCTTAACCAAGATGTCGACTAAACGTAAGCGTAACTTAGGTCAAACATCAATGGTGTCTGACGCTGACATGGGCAACGTTAAACGTATGCTTTGCATCGGTAAATAA
- the rplT gene encoding 50S ribosomal protein L20 gives MPRSVNAVASRRRRKKVLNLAKGYWGSRSKVFTIAKNTVEKGLQYAYRDRKVKKREFRGLWIQRINAGARQHGISYSQLIGKLAAKNIGLNRKVLADLAMNHPEAFKAVIDTVK, from the coding sequence ATGCCACGTTCGGTAAACGCAGTAGCTTCGAGAAGAAGAAGGAAAAAGGTCTTAAATTTAGCCAAAGGCTATTGGGGATCAAGAAGCAAGGTTTTCACCATTGCTAAAAATACGGTAGAAAAAGGTTTGCAATATGCATACCGTGACCGTAAAGTTAAGAAAAGAGAATTCCGCGGATTGTGGATCCAGCGTATCAATGCCGGAGCACGTCAGCACGGTATATCTTACTCTCAGTTAATCGGTAAATTAGCTGCTAAAAATATTGGTTTGAACCGTAAAGTTTTAGCTGATTTAGCAATGAACCATCCGGAAGCTTTTAAAGCGGTAATTGATACAGTAAAATAG
- the bioD gene encoding dethiobiotin synthase yields MNNNTYFITGIGTGIGKTVVSAILTEKLQADYWKPIQSGDLEISDSLFIKHLVSNPKTIVHPEKYRLGQPLSPHLSARIDGVQISIEAIRPPATDNNLVIEGAGGLMVPLNDNELILDLIKALNAKVIVVSQNYLGSINHTLLTLEVFKAHSINVEGLIFNGTPNPETEAYISQYSKVKVLGKIPKMSIVDRESILRAGKYINL; encoded by the coding sequence ATGAATAACAATACTTATTTCATTACAGGTATCGGCACAGGCATAGGCAAAACTGTGGTCAGCGCCATCCTCACAGAAAAACTGCAGGCCGATTACTGGAAACCCATACAATCCGGAGACCTGGAGATCAGCGACAGCCTGTTCATCAAGCACCTGGTCAGTAACCCCAAAACCATTGTCCACCCCGAAAAATACAGGCTGGGGCAACCACTCTCCCCACACCTTTCGGCCAGGATAGACGGTGTGCAGATCAGTATTGAGGCCATCAGACCACCAGCAACAGACAACAATCTGGTCATCGAAGGCGCCGGAGGCTTAATGGTCCCGCTTAACGACAATGAGCTGATACTCGACCTCATCAAAGCCCTAAATGCAAAAGTAATCGTTGTATCCCAAAACTACCTGGGCAGCATCAACCATACCCTGCTTACACTTGAAGTCTTCAAAGCGCACAGCATTAACGTAGAAGGTCTCATATTTAACGGAACACCCAATCCCGAAACTGAGGCCTACATCAGCCAGTACAGCAAAGTAAAAGTATTGGGCAAAATCCCAAAAATGAGTATTGTCGACCGGGAAAGTATCCTAAGGGCCGGCAAATACATCAACCTCTAA
- a CDS encoding aminotransferase class I/II-fold pyridoxal phosphate-dependent enzyme, with the protein MHQAEQFILNKLQQRTDKGILRKLPANTFACDFSSNDYLGFAGSAELKTKAQNLLAQIPAYKNGATGSRLLSGNHIFTEETEQYIAGFHEAAAGLIFNSGYDANVGLLSALAQRGDTVICDELVHASLIDGARLSYANRYSFKHNDLHDLETKLKAAKGSIYVVIESVYSMDGDMPPLQEISTLCQQYQASLIVDEAHATGIFGRQGAGLVQAMGLQNKVFARIVTFGKAMGCHGAIVLGSHNLREYLINFARPFIYTTAAPLHTIATIKAAYQLLQETDYPQLISDKIAHYLYLIGQTSLPVTQSRSAVHTILYQNSSEAKTAAAALQYKGLDVKAILSPTVAEGRERLRICLHLFNTNEEIETLVNELKAIKPHE; encoded by the coding sequence ATGCACCAGGCGGAGCAGTTTATCCTCAATAAATTACAGCAAAGAACAGATAAGGGTATTCTACGAAAACTGCCTGCAAATACCTTTGCCTGCGACTTCTCCTCCAATGATTACCTGGGCTTTGCTGGTTCTGCCGAACTGAAAACAAAAGCACAAAACCTGCTTGCCCAAATCCCTGCTTATAAGAACGGGGCCACCGGCTCACGTTTATTAAGCGGCAACCATATTTTTACAGAGGAAACGGAACAATACATTGCCGGTTTCCATGAGGCTGCAGCCGGACTGATCTTTAATTCCGGCTATGATGCCAATGTTGGGCTCCTCTCCGCCCTGGCCCAGCGGGGCGATACCGTTATCTGTGACGAACTGGTCCATGCCAGCCTCATCGATGGTGCCCGCCTAAGCTATGCAAACCGTTATAGCTTTAAACACAATGACCTGCATGATCTTGAAACCAAGCTAAAAGCTGCCAAAGGTAGTATATATGTAGTTATTGAAAGTGTTTACTCTATGGATGGCGACATGCCCCCCCTGCAGGAAATCAGTACCCTGTGCCAGCAATACCAGGCCAGTTTAATTGTTGATGAAGCCCACGCAACCGGCATATTCGGCCGGCAGGGCGCCGGACTGGTCCAGGCAATGGGCCTGCAAAATAAGGTGTTTGCACGCATTGTCACCTTCGGAAAAGCAATGGGCTGCCATGGCGCTATTGTATTGGGCAGCCACAACCTCAGGGAATACCTCATCAATTTCGCCAGACCCTTCATTTACACTACGGCAGCACCTCTTCATACCATTGCCACTATAAAGGCTGCTTATCAGCTGCTGCAGGAAACAGACTATCCCCAGCTGATCAGTGATAAAATAGCACATTACCTCTACCTCATCGGGCAAACCTCTTTACCTGTCACCCAAAGCAGAAGTGCTGTACATACCATTTTATACCAAAACAGCAGCGAGGCCAAAACTGCCGCCGCTGCACTTCAGTATAAAGGCCTAGATGTAAAGGCCATCTTGAGCCCTACCGTAGCAGAAGGCCGGGAAAGGTTAAGGATCTGTCTGCACCTGTTCAATACAAACGAAGAGATAGAAACCCTGGTTAACGAACTAAAAGCAATCAAGCCCCATGAATAA
- a CDS encoding XRE family transcriptional regulator — translation MSNISSNLKYLRKKKGHTQQQFADAMQIKRSLIGAYEEDRAEPKYDLLKKIAEYFDLTIDEFINENINDDWKPKPKSQGSNLRILSISVDKDDNENIEMVPVKASAGYLNGFADPQYIKELPRFQLPLPFLKHGTFRAFEIVGDSMLPIQPGSVIVAEYMDNWNDVKTGETYIIVSRTEGVVYKRAGNRFKENKELKLISDNKIYDPYTVAADDIMEIWKAKAYISTSLPEPTPEPTIETLSAMMAQMQKSISQLNKN, via the coding sequence ATGTCAAATATTTCAAGCAACCTGAAGTACTTAAGAAAGAAAAAAGGCCATACACAACAGCAATTCGCTGATGCTATGCAAATTAAGCGATCTCTTATTGGGGCATACGAGGAAGACCGGGCTGAACCCAAATATGATTTGCTAAAAAAAATAGCAGAATATTTCGACCTGACAATAGATGAGTTTATCAACGAAAATATCAATGACGACTGGAAACCCAAGCCAAAAAGCCAGGGATCTAACTTGCGGATATTAAGTATATCGGTAGACAAAGATGACAACGAGAATATAGAAATGGTTCCCGTAAAGGCAAGTGCCGGCTATCTCAACGGATTTGCAGACCCTCAATACATCAAAGAACTACCCAGATTTCAGCTTCCACTCCCCTTTTTAAAACATGGTACCTTCAGGGCCTTCGAAATTGTAGGCGATTCTATGCTGCCCATACAGCCTGGAAGTGTGATCGTTGCAGAATATATGGACAACTGGAACGACGTTAAAACAGGTGAAACCTATATCATTGTAAGCAGAACGGAAGGTGTCGTTTACAAAAGGGCAGGAAACCGTTTTAAAGAAAATAAAGAGCTTAAGCTAATCTCAGACAATAAGATCTACGATCCCTATACCGTTGCTGCAGATGACATCATGGAAATCTGGAAGGCAAAGGCATACATTTCAACTTCTTTGCCTGAACCAACCCCGGAACCTACTATAGAAACCTTGAGTGCCATGATGGCCCAAATGCAAAAATCCATCTCCCAGCTAAACAAAAACTAA
- a CDS encoding GIY-YIG nuclease family protein, with amino-acid sequence MKKFVYVVTDRNRTSLHVGMSSDLIKTLDFYKQMPCLLFDSGQQLTRLVYFEELKTEAQALSRFKLISRFTRTQKERLVRSCNPDWIDLTIGLDFEHITTNKKMVNQVNLSFSILS; translated from the coding sequence ATGAAAAAATTTGTGTACGTGGTAACAGACAGGAACAGGACCAGTTTACATGTTGGGATGAGTTCCGATCTAATTAAGACATTAGATTTCTACAAACAAATGCCTTGTTTATTGTTTGACAGCGGGCAGCAGCTCACGCGATTGGTTTACTTTGAAGAGTTAAAGACAGAGGCCCAGGCGTTGAGCCGCTTTAAGCTGATCAGCAGGTTTACACGAACACAAAAAGAAAGGCTGGTACGTTCCTGTAACCCAGACTGGATAGATCTTACTATAGGATTGGATTTTGAGCACATTACGACCAACAAGAAGATGGTCAATCAGGTAAACCTGTCGTTCAGTATACTTTCTTAG